The genomic region TTGGAAATTAGCCACATTCATCTTAGCGCTATAGATATTGCCCACCATGTTCAAATTCACGAATTCAGAATTAAGCCACGAAGTCCCGGCTAACGCAAAGCCACCAAAAAGCCCCACAGAAAGCTTGTTGTTTTTGCCTAAAAAGTTGGTGTTTTTATCGTTGATGAAGTTATAAAGTGCATCCATTCCCACCCCATAAGTCCACACATCAGAAGCGGAGTTAAAAAAATTAGATTTGATATAAGCATGGTTATAATCAAAGAAACCATAATACCTTAACCCCCAATTCCTTTTTTTACCAAAGAATTGCTTATAGCCCACTTGCACGCCGATGCCGTTCATCGCGCCGTTATTGTTTTGATAGTCAATCACGCCGATGCGCCTAAAAGGGTTTTTGCCTAATTCTTGCGCGGTGGTTTGGAGCTGGTTGTATTTGTTGGTATCCAAAGAATAAGTGAGCAAACCTTCTGGGGAATTAGGGTTTTGAGTGGCATGCGTCATGTTTTGAAGTGGCTTAGCGTTAGGCAAGTGAGAGATACCATTATTAATCGCTTTTGAGTCGTTCCCTAAAGTGTTAAGGGCTTCTTTAAAATTCAAAATGGTTTGAGCCAAAGCTTTTTCTTGATTGACCTGGTTGCCATAATAAGCGGTGTGTTGCACCAAAGAGTTTAAAGTTTCCTTCACAAACGCGCAACCTGAACCATAAGTGTTGTCGTTAATCACACCAGCCGATCCTGCGGTGCATTCTTCTAGATCTTGTTGGATAGGCCCTTGAATGCTGTGGAAATTGTTCGCTACTTGTTGGGCTAAATTTAAAATCTCTGCTTGAGCGTTAGCTCTGTTGAGCATTTCTTGAGCGAACCCTTTGTCTTCAGAAGTGTAGGGGTTGAAATTGTTGGGTTGCGTGATTTGGGCGTTTTCATTAGCGTTAAGCTGTTGGGTTTTTGCTAGGGCTGTTTGAGCGTTTTTAATCATCTCGTTAATAGCGTTAAAGCTATCGCCAAAAATATCCATCACAGTCCCAGTCTTGCCGCTAAACCCCCATGCCCCACCGCCACCATTCACATGCGGGTTTTGGGTGGTAAGGACATTGATGATAGTAGCGGCTTGTTGCAAAAGGTTTTCAGCGTCATTGACGCTACTAATCTTTAGCTGGATTGGGATTGATGAACCGCCTGAATAATAATTGCCATTCCCATTAGGGTAAGTGTATTCTGTGGTAGGGTTTTTTGTGAAAGTTTGATTGATATTGACTACCATATTTTTAGAGCTATTCAAGGCAGGCATCCCGCCTCCTTGATTTTGGTTTAAAGCGGTTTGGATGGTTTGATAAGCGGTATTGAGAACTTGGTATTCACTACTAGATAGGATACCATTGGGTCCTACATTGCTGGCTCCATTGCAAGTGGTGGTGGTCGTTCCGCTACCGGTGTTGTAGCTGTAGTTTGGCGTGTTGTCAAACGATCGAACGCCCCCATTTTCTAAATGTTCTGGGCCAAGATTGGGGCCAGGACCGCAACTGATCCCAAAGGCTATGACTTGCCACATGCCCACAGCGGCATTGAGCGCTAAAGCCACAGCTTGATAGGCCGGAGAAGTGGTGGTAGCGCTAGTGAGATTGATCGCGCTTGAGCTTAGATTATCAATCGCACCCGTGATCGCGCTCGGTGTGCTGGCCAGATTGACTAAGGAATTTAAGTAATTGTATTGGTTTAAAAGGTTGCTTAAATTATCGTATCTGTCCGCAAGATTTTGCAATGCTCCCGTGTTTTTCACTTTTTGAACCGCTTCACCGATTTGATAGCCCACACTCATGTAAAATCCGTCATCTTCAGCCCTTGATAATGAGAGCATGAGAGAAAGAGAGAGTAAGAGAGATTTTTTGATTTTCATGTTTTCTCCTTTTATTAGATTTTTCTTTGATACAAAGAAACTTCATATTATAAGCAATAAATGGAATTTTATGGCTAATTTTAGCTCTAAATTTTAGAGATTTTGTTTTTTTTTTTTTGTAAATTGCGAAAAATAGGGGTTTTGGCCTAACTTTTAAGGCTTAAAAACCGCCCTTAAAAGAAAGACTAGTTAGTCTTCTTTCAAGCTATAAGCGATAGGGATTTTTAGATGCACGGTTTCTTCTGGTTTAGGGAATAGATGCGCCGCGCTTTTAATGGCCTCTAAAGCCGCATGGTTTAAAATATCTGTCGTGTTGCTTTTGACGACTTTAATGTCTGTAACACTCCCATCAGCATTGATCGTAAAGCTCACTAACACTTCGCCCTCAATGCCCCTAATCTGCGCCATTTTAGGGTAGCGGTTTTTAGAAGAAATAGCGGTTTGGATCTTCATTAAAAATTCGTTACTCACCCCTGGGTTATAAGCTTGAGCTTCAGAAGTTGCACCCTCAGAGGTTTTGTTAGACTCTTCTTGCTTGTCTTTTTCTTTGACTATATCTTTAGTCGTTACTTGTTTGGGAGTGCTCTTTTCTTTAGCTTCCTCTTTAGCTTCTTCTTTTTTGGGTTCTTCTTTAGGTTCAGGTTTAGGCTCGGGTTTTGGTTCAGGCTTAGGCTCGGGTTTTGGTTCAGGTTTGGGTTTTGGCTTTGGCTCAGGCTTAGGTTTTGGCTTTGGCTTGGGTTTGGGTTTAGGCTTTGGAACCTCTTTTTTGGGTTCTTCTTTTTTGGGTTTTTCTTTAGGCTCTTCTTTGGGTTTAGCCGACTCAGCATTAGTCTTTGTATTGGAATTAGTGTTAATGCTGGCTAAACTCATGGTAACCTTAGTGGTCCCCGCTTGCGCTAAAGGCTCTGGGGCGTCTTCGCGCAGTAAA from Helicobacter pylori harbors:
- a CDS encoding outer membrane protein: MKKSLLLSLSLMLSLSRAEDDGFYMSVGYQIGEAVQKVKNTGALQNLADRYDNLSNLLNQYNYLNSLVNLASTPSAITGAIDNLSSSAINLTSATTTSPAYQAVALALNAAVGMWQVIAFGISCGPGPNLGPEHLENGGVRSFDNTPNYSYNTGSGTTTTTCNGASNVGPNGILSSSEYQVLNTAYQTIQTALNQNQGGGMPALNSSKNMVVNINQTFTKNPTTEYTYPNGNGNYYSGGSSIPIQLKISSVNDAENLLQQAATIINVLTTQNPHVNGGGGAWGFSGKTGTVMDIFGDSFNAINEMIKNAQTALAKTQQLNANENAQITQPNNFNPYTSEDKGFAQEMLNRANAQAEILNLAQQVANNFHSIQGPIQQDLEECTAGSAGVINDNTYGSGCAFVKETLNSLVQHTAYYGNQVNQEKALAQTILNFKEALNTLGNDSKAINNGISHLPNAKPLQNMTHATQNPNSPEGLLTYSLDTNKYNQLQTTAQELGKNPFRRIGVIDYQNNNGAMNGIGVQVGYKQFFGKKRNWGLRYYGFFDYNHAYIKSNFFNSASDVWTYGVGMDALYNFINDKNTNFLGKNNKLSVGLFGGFALAGTSWLNSEFVNLNMVGNIYSAKMNVANFQFLFNLGLRMNLARPKKKDSDHAAQHGMELGVKIPTINTDYYSFMGAELKYRRLYSVYLNYVFAY
- a CDS encoding TonB family protein, with amino-acid sequence MKISPSPRKLSKVSTSVSFLISFALYAIGFGYFLLREDAPEPLAQAGTTKVTMSLASINTNSNTKTNAESAKPKEEPKEKPKKEEPKKEVPKPKPKPKPKPKPKPEPKPKPKPEPKPEPKPEPKPEPKPEPKEEPKKEEAKEEAKEKSTPKQVTTKDIVKEKDKQEESNKTSEGATSEAQAYNPGVSNEFLMKIQTAISSKNRYPKMAQIRGIEGEVLVSFTINADGSVTDIKVVKSNTTDILNHAALEAIKSAAHLFPKPEETVHLKIPIAYSLKED